One window of the Pedobacter ginsengisoli genome contains the following:
- a CDS encoding RagB/SusD family nutrient uptake outer membrane protein, producing MKKYIICLFIIVSASQYGCKKFLDITPIDKLTGNNFYKTKEDMEANITDMYGELFDKYTRTSFAGATGEFRSGEVIPAAEGGAGRSASALIGGHTRQTPNPQGSTDKQNVPLTTVNDRYLLAALATGTAWDGYNFRDLMRWDEYYRVIQSANLMISKIDDGIAALTAEESKRYKAEAKFIRCFCYFQLVRLYGDVVYYTNAFQKDPLPRENMVAVIKNCIADLKDFRNDLPTTFTDPSMRGVRASKGAAIGLLMNMNMWNAGFDIANRTSYYQETAALGKEIMDSKAFRLLPINEWAKVVKGRSEESLFELFRTLNYNQDLNDPFAQANAYSPFGDAFIHFPYKQPEYTHRYSYSVFSTEYMRKLYPDESDLRLTVWFVAPFDQNASTFQLRKFALNTFADANNPNLDLNPDNTYLIMRYSDAVLLRAEALANLTPDDPTAIECLNLIRGRAVAPPYPTGSGDGNLKDAIFLERSKELMGEGSRYFDLVRTKRVLSKEWTDNPLTSDKFNRGGWTWPIHPDALFNNPKMSLNTYWIGTGL from the coding sequence ATGAAAAAATATATTATTTGCTTATTTATTATTGTAAGCGCTTCACAATATGGCTGTAAGAAATTCTTGGATATTACACCCATAGATAAACTTACTGGAAATAACTTTTACAAGACTAAGGAGGATATGGAAGCAAATATCACCGATATGTACGGTGAGTTATTTGATAAATATACCAGAACATCTTTTGCCGGAGCAACCGGAGAATTTCGCTCAGGAGAAGTAATTCCTGCTGCAGAAGGTGGTGCTGGCCGCTCAGCTTCAGCATTAATTGGTGGGCATACTCGTCAAACTCCAAACCCTCAAGGGAGTACGGATAAACAGAATGTTCCCTTGACAACTGTTAATGATAGGTACCTGTTGGCAGCTTTAGCTACAGGAACGGCGTGGGATGGTTATAATTTTAGAGATTTAATGAGATGGGATGAATACTATAGGGTGATACAATCTGCCAATCTAATGATTAGTAAGATTGACGATGGTATTGCGGCCCTTACAGCTGAAGAGTCTAAACGCTACAAAGCTGAAGCCAAATTTATACGCTGCTTTTGTTACTTTCAATTGGTTCGTTTATATGGAGATGTTGTTTATTATACAAACGCGTTTCAAAAAGATCCTTTGCCAAGGGAAAATATGGTAGCTGTTATAAAAAATTGTATTGCTGATCTTAAGGATTTTAGAAATGATTTGCCTACAACTTTTACAGATCCATCTATGAGAGGTGTTAGGGCAAGCAAAGGTGCTGCAATTGGCTTGTTGATGAATATGAATATGTGGAATGCAGGATTTGACATTGCAAACAGGACTTCATATTACCAGGAAACTGCGGCTTTGGGTAAAGAAATTATGGATAGTAAAGCTTTCCGCTTACTTCCTATCAATGAATGGGCTAAAGTTGTAAAAGGCCGTTCAGAGGAGAGTCTTTTTGAGCTGTTTAGAACACTGAACTATAACCAGGATTTAAATGACCCATTTGCACAAGCGAATGCTTATTCTCCATTTGGAGATGCATTTATCCATTTTCCTTACAAGCAGCCTGAGTATACTCACAGATATAGTTATTCTGTATTTTCAACTGAATACATGAGAAAGCTTTATCCTGATGAATCTGATTTGAGATTAACGGTATGGTTTGTTGCTCCATTTGATCAAAATGCATCCACTTTTCAGTTAAGGAAATTTGCGTTAAATACTTTTGCCGACGCCAATAATCCAAATCTGGATTTAAACCCAGATAATACTTACCTGATTATGCGTTATTCGGATGCTGTTTTATTACGTGCCGAAGCATTGGCTAATCTGACTCCAGATGATCCGACAGCTATAGAGTGCTTAAATTTAATAAGAGGTAGAGCTGTGGCACCGCCTTACCCTACCGGAAGTGGAGATGGAAATTTGAAGGATGCTATCTTTTTGGAAAGATCTAAAGAATTAATGGGAGAGGGAAGTCGTTATTTTGACCTGGTTAGAACTAAAAGAGTGTTAAGCAAAGAGTGGACAGATAATCCATTAACCTCTGATAAGTTTAACAGGGGTGGTTGGACATGGCCAATTCATCCTGATGCATTGTTTAATAATCCTAAAATGAGTTTGAATACCTATTGGATCGGGACAGGGCTTTAA
- a CDS encoding SusC/RagA family TonB-linked outer membrane protein, which produces MRKQVILLSIFFSCIFLCKDLVAQTKKVTVSGTVVDGGSKETMVGVSVATGKPLKVLTQTDGKGHYSVSVDEGATLVFTYVSYGTRTITLKAGQTTLNVTLKEDNKTMEEVVIRGYQKRTREVTTGSSFIVSGKEVQDVPVSNVEQLLQGKVAGLNIQLNTGAPGLRGTINIRGLSTISTTGSGNETFLQPTSPLYVIDGVPMDADKASEYGFQQQGPGVSPISLIPQEDIASIEVLKDATATALYGSRGAYGVILIQTVRGNSEIPRIRYTGNFYMNAIPKLRNILGGNNERELKLYQINTYGRFRDQFMISNTPFLADSLNPYYNNSTDWQGVFYQNTYNQTHNIQLDGGDSKFSYKTNLSYFSDKGIIKNTGFDRYSLNMNMDYKPTSRISFFGSIRGNVGKIKKANGVGLLQTGVASDGQKSSLLPGPSFFQATSSVLSALQTNTDAGPKNLNTYIEGRYELIPGLNLTSAASYDYNVDTEDTFTPAAANNQFAKIYSLYGYTSQLYNRNNASYTRSFNDKHNFFLNLFSEMYVKKGQSSITRLERSPNDQFQGPLGYDGYYSRGGGILTTFYDQNQISFAAAFTYDFEKKYIFDLTYRIDGTSNSGNKDPYSKNPSVGLKWNFNKENWLKDIKWLNYGDIRITGGKNIFPVGSLVDIYGKYTPRGFYNNNPRVGIEYGSVPNPLLKPKNVTQFNIGMDLGLFNGKLDVIFDTYYKKVDNELFTSMLSNTLAFNNFTSNDAALSNYGYELSFTSRPLSKESKFNWTVSVNGAWNNDVLTKLPAEYNGQFIQFDGGKYAQHLAKRVGRNSLANFLFVNQGVYDNTSDVPIDPVTGFRLRNNGSGDFLNSFQGGDTRFFDANGDYVIDTRDLQVVGNTQPVLTGGMSNTLSYTMPSGSTLSLNIYATYTAKRSILNNALADRLRLLSNPFGLDAVVPVNDLNMWTGLGSTNARFANAYDYAHNAFVNNYRYEQTLWMETGSYFKINQITLSYAFAKKMARRIGLNNIRTFLSASNIITFSPYSGPNPEGVTAIGRDGSNGYPVPRVYNLGFNVEF; this is translated from the coding sequence ATGAGAAAACAAGTAATTCTGCTATCGATTTTTTTCAGCTGCATTTTTCTATGCAAGGATTTGGTGGCGCAAACAAAGAAAGTAACTGTTAGTGGTACAGTAGTAGACGGAGGATCTAAAGAGACAATGGTTGGTGTTAGTGTTGCCACCGGTAAACCACTTAAAGTACTTACCCAAACTGATGGCAAAGGCCATTATTCGGTAAGTGTTGATGAAGGTGCAACTTTAGTGTTTACATATGTTAGTTATGGAACAAGAACTATTACTTTAAAAGCGGGTCAAACTACATTGAATGTAACGCTTAAAGAGGATAATAAAACAATGGAAGAGGTTGTAATTCGTGGTTACCAAAAAAGAACCAGAGAGGTAACAACCGGTTCATCATTTATAGTTTCTGGTAAAGAAGTACAAGATGTTCCTGTATCAAACGTTGAACAACTATTGCAAGGTAAAGTTGCGGGTTTAAATATCCAGTTAAATACCGGTGCTCCTGGTTTACGTGGTACAATAAATATTCGTGGTTTATCAACCATTAGTACAACGGGATCTGGAAATGAGACTTTCCTTCAACCAACTTCACCATTATATGTTATCGATGGAGTACCTATGGATGCAGATAAAGCATCTGAGTATGGATTCCAACAGCAAGGACCTGGTGTAAGTCCGATTTCATTGATTCCTCAGGAAGATATTGCCAGTATTGAGGTATTGAAAGATGCGACAGCAACAGCGTTGTATGGTTCAAGAGGTGCCTATGGTGTAATTTTAATACAAACTGTGCGTGGAAATTCTGAAATTCCTCGTATCCGTTACACCGGCAACTTTTACATGAATGCAATTCCGAAGTTGCGTAATATTCTGGGCGGTAATAATGAACGTGAATTGAAATTATATCAGATCAATACCTATGGTAGGTTTAGAGATCAGTTTATGATATCAAATACGCCTTTCCTGGCTGATAGTTTGAACCCTTATTATAACAATTCAACTGACTGGCAAGGAGTTTTTTATCAAAATACTTATAACCAGACTCATAACATTCAGTTAGACGGTGGTGATAGCAAGTTTAGCTATAAAACCAACTTAAGTTACTTTTCTGACAAGGGTATTATCAAAAATACTGGTTTTGACAGATACAGTTTAAACATGAATATGGATTACAAACCAACTAGCAGAATTAGTTTCTTTGGATCTATAAGAGGTAATGTTGGTAAAATTAAAAAGGCAAATGGGGTAGGGCTTTTGCAAACGGGAGTTGCGTCTGACGGGCAAAAATCTTCTTTACTGCCCGGCCCTTCATTCTTTCAGGCAACCAGTAGTGTATTGTCTGCCTTACAGACAAATACAGATGCGGGTCCTAAGAACTTAAATACATACATTGAAGGACGCTATGAGTTAATCCCAGGATTGAATTTAACCTCGGCAGCTAGTTATGATTATAACGTAGATACAGAGGATACTTTTACACCGGCAGCGGCTAACAATCAGTTTGCTAAGATTTACTCTCTTTATGGATATACTTCGCAGTTGTACAATAGGAATAATGCGTCGTACACCAGATCTTTTAATGATAAACACAACTTCTTCCTTAACCTTTTTAGTGAGATGTATGTTAAAAAGGGACAATCTAGTATTACAAGATTAGAAAGATCGCCAAATGATCAATTCCAGGGACCATTAGGTTATGATGGTTATTACTCTAGAGGTGGTGGTATTTTAACTACTTTTTATGATCAGAACCAAATCTCATTTGCAGCGGCTTTTACCTATGATTTTGAGAAAAAATACATTTTTGACTTAACTTACCGTATTGATGGTACATCGAATAGTGGAAATAAAGATCCATATTCAAAAAACCCTTCCGTTGGTTTAAAATGGAACTTTAATAAAGAAAATTGGCTTAAAGATATTAAATGGCTAAATTATGGTGATATCAGGATAACTGGTGGTAAAAATATCTTTCCAGTTGGTAGCCTTGTTGATATCTATGGAAAATATACTCCTAGAGGTTTCTACAATAATAATCCACGTGTAGGAATTGAGTATGGATCCGTACCTAATCCATTACTTAAACCAAAAAATGTAACGCAATTTAACATTGGTATGGACTTAGGTTTATTCAATGGAAAACTAGATGTGATTTTTGATACATACTATAAAAAAGTTGACAATGAGTTGTTTACCAGTATGTTGTCTAATACGCTTGCTTTTAATAATTTTACCAGTAATGATGCTGCTTTGTCAAATTATGGATATGAGTTGTCTTTCACTAGCAGACCTTTATCTAAAGAAAGTAAATTTAACTGGACAGTATCAGTAAACGGAGCATGGAACAATGACGTTTTAACAAAGCTTCCTGCAGAATATAATGGACAGTTTATTCAATTTGATGGTGGTAAATATGCACAACATCTGGCTAAAAGAGTTGGAAGAAATTCATTAGCCAACTTTTTATTTGTAAATCAAGGGGTGTATGATAACACAAGCGATGTGCCAATTGATCCTGTGACTGGATTTAGACTTCGAAATAATGGTTCCGGTGATTTCCTAAATTCTTTCCAGGGGGGTGATACGCGTTTTTTTGATGCCAACGGCGATTATGTTATAGATACAAGAGATTTGCAAGTTGTAGGTAATACGCAACCGGTATTAACAGGCGGTATGTCTAACACATTAAGCTATACTATGCCATCTGGTTCTACACTTTCTCTTAATATCTATGCAACCTATACTGCAAAACGATCTATTTTAAATAATGCACTTGCAGATAGATTGAGATTGCTTAGCAATCCATTTGGTCTTGATGCAGTTGTTCCTGTAAATGACTTAAATATGTGGACAGGGCTAGGCTCTACCAATGCAAGATTTGCGAATGCTTATGATTATGCTCATAATGCTTTTGTGAATAATTATAGATATGAACAAACACTTTGGATGGAGACTGGAAGTTACTTCAAAATTAACCAGATTACACTTTCGTATGCATTTGCTAAAAAAATGGCCAGACGTATCGGTTTAAACAACATTCGTACTTTCCTTTCGGCAAGTAACATTATCACATTTTCACCTTATTCAGGTCCAAACCCAGAGGGGGTTACTGCTATCGGTAGAGATGGTTCTAATGGTTATCCTGTTCCTCGTGTATATAATCTTGGTTTTAACGTAGAATTTTAA
- a CDS encoding DUF5007 domain-containing protein, with amino-acid sequence MHNILKYRVVLFLAVIITFSGCRKIFDLPDEKDYLSTKMTYFTSEFSPTLGRLNLYQGIFNADNSSFPMTFEIVNARFGDGRSADDMLAKKPVLVWTQEYTGNEKSLAEIEAKRKIEERPMLEVRPSGDIIVWPSATSEVFKPRDSVTYPQDIRYFDIKVKNSGGTRIIKNLSVIPYREIPYFPADDINRYSGKPNTTTPNGTALQHIFPVIFGMIGEGTNAELKANGGGQSGLVYTYIRKVPDGTGNSLRFKFLNKDSVAINPAKFNETKWDQLVHGFNMEKTSEYVKYDVAYPIPVARIPTRFTSGGVTNTGGGFTAHVEFVYSRIGFGGRREQGVISQEFAIYEKGDWEIVFHFKTVNPKFEDE; translated from the coding sequence ATGCACAACATATTAAAATATAGAGTAGTTCTATTTTTGGCCGTGATAATTACATTTTCGGGTTGTAGGAAGATTTTTGACTTGCCTGACGAAAAGGATTACTTAAGTACTAAAATGACTTATTTTACTTCGGAATTTTCTCCGACTTTAGGTCGGTTAAATCTATACCAAGGTATTTTTAATGCTGATAACTCGTCATTTCCTATGACCTTTGAAATTGTAAACGCAAGGTTTGGAGATGGTAGATCAGCAGATGATATGCTGGCCAAAAAACCAGTTTTGGTATGGACTCAGGAATATACCGGAAATGAAAAAAGTCTGGCTGAAATTGAAGCAAAAAGAAAGATTGAAGAACGCCCAATGCTAGAAGTAAGACCTTCTGGTGATATTATTGTTTGGCCTTCTGCTACAAGTGAGGTATTTAAGCCAAGAGATTCTGTTACTTACCCTCAGGATATCAGGTATTTTGATATAAAGGTTAAGAATTCAGGAGGTACCAGGATTATTAAAAATCTTTCTGTGATTCCGTACAGAGAGATTCCATATTTCCCTGCGGATGACATTAACAGATATAGTGGTAAGCCAAATACCACAACACCAAATGGAACTGCGTTGCAACATATCTTTCCTGTAATATTCGGAATGATAGGGGAAGGTACAAATGCAGAATTGAAAGCCAATGGTGGTGGACAAAGTGGACTTGTATATACTTATATCAGGAAAGTACCTGATGGCACAGGTAATTCATTAAGATTTAAATTTTTGAACAAGGATTCAGTGGCTATTAACCCGGCTAAGTTTAATGAAACTAAATGGGATCAATTAGTTCACGGTTTTAACATGGAAAAAACAAGCGAGTATGTAAAGTACGACGTTGCATATCCAATTCCAGTGGCAAGAATTCCTACACGATTTACATCTGGAGGTGTAACAAATACTGGTGGTGGATTTACCGCACATGTTGAATTTGTTTATTCTAGAATAGGGTTTGGAGGCCGAAGAGAACAAGGGGTGATTTCGCAAGAGTTTGCCATTTATGAAAAGGGCGATTGGGAAATTGTATTTCACTTTAAAACTGTGAATCCAAAATTTGAAGACGAATAG
- a CDS encoding DUF4983 domain-containing protein gives MKKHQFKYLVSLTLCLLVFATSCNKDFNKVIPDAPDNDGNVTYKVPKVLYLIVDGARGSSVRDAGTTTLRTLIDSAVYTWTGLSDNTNYTDATNWTDMLTGVKKEKHNVLTEDFAGNKLENYPVIFERIKSLKPSFRIASFASSDVFKGKLTDGTDVTESFGGNDDAVTARLVDFVKTDTASLIVGQFSGVEKAGKASGFDNSFPAYKAAINKFDGQVGQILASLKSRPTYNKENWLVIVTSNKGGQFTLPVEQDDKTLFSNTNINTFTIIYNNKYNPTFIARPFLGNTYSGSAIRFKGDPDRIKGVVQGPINSEFNFGPDNDFTVSVKIKKGKTKNTSKGDYWYEWPSVLGKRNNSSWGQAGWNICLFYNGWRFFGAGGQDNSNGDEVGGLDFSGDTWHDLTFVVEKKADGRRYIRLYTDGVKGITNNGGGFNASPATPHTNDRQLSGFPNYNNNDPLTVGYVGGDVNGDRGVINVQLAELKIWKTALSETIIKQYSCDPTMEESHPAYDFLAGYWPMVDGTGGTLKDNGPFAADFKLEGAYSWEKFTDLMCSPSNTNLGVLVPKNSDIPTQILSWFNIPRQESWALDGRVWIAN, from the coding sequence ATGAAAAAGCATCAATTCAAATATCTTGTTAGTCTAACACTATGCTTGCTGGTGTTTGCAACATCCTGTAATAAGGATTTTAATAAAGTGATACCTGATGCGCCAGACAATGATGGAAATGTTACGTATAAGGTCCCTAAGGTTCTTTACCTTATTGTGGACGGAGCACGTGGCTCATCGGTTAGAGATGCAGGAACCACGACATTAAGAACACTTATTGATAGTGCGGTTTATACCTGGACCGGCTTAAGTGATAATACCAATTACACTGATGCAACAAATTGGACAGATATGTTAACTGGTGTAAAAAAGGAAAAGCATAATGTGCTAACGGAGGACTTTGCAGGTAATAAACTTGAAAACTATCCGGTTATATTTGAACGTATCAAATCTTTGAAACCAAGTTTTCGTATAGCATCTTTTGCTTCATCGGATGTCTTTAAAGGCAAATTAACTGATGGAACAGACGTAACGGAATCATTTGGAGGAAATGACGATGCGGTTACAGCAAGATTAGTTGATTTTGTGAAAACCGATACTGCTTCTCTTATAGTTGGACAGTTTAGTGGTGTTGAAAAGGCAGGAAAAGCTTCGGGATTTGACAATTCTTTCCCTGCCTATAAAGCAGCGATTAATAAGTTTGACGGTCAGGTAGGACAGATTTTAGCGTCTTTAAAATCAAGACCAACTTATAATAAAGAGAATTGGTTAGTTATTGTGACTTCAAACAAAGGTGGACAATTTACACTCCCTGTAGAGCAAGATGATAAAACGTTATTCAGTAACACTAATATCAACACCTTTACTATAATTTATAACAATAAATATAACCCTACTTTTATTGCAAGACCATTTTTAGGAAATACTTATTCAGGCTCTGCAATTAGATTTAAAGGAGATCCTGATAGAATTAAAGGAGTTGTTCAAGGACCTATAAACAGTGAATTTAATTTTGGACCTGATAATGATTTTACAGTTTCCGTAAAAATCAAAAAGGGAAAAACCAAAAATACTTCAAAAGGAGATTACTGGTATGAGTGGCCGTCTGTTTTAGGTAAAAGAAATAATAGCAGCTGGGGTCAGGCTGGATGGAATATTTGTTTGTTTTATAATGGCTGGCGCTTCTTTGGAGCAGGAGGTCAGGATAACTCAAATGGAGATGAAGTTGGTGGACTTGACTTTAGCGGTGATACATGGCATGATTTAACATTTGTTGTAGAGAAAAAAGCAGATGGCAGAAGGTATATTAGATTATATACTGATGGTGTAAAAGGTATTACAAACAATGGAGGTGGATTCAATGCAAGTCCTGCTACCCCTCACACAAATGACAGACAATTATCCGGATTTCCAAATTACAACAATAATGATCCTCTAACTGTAGGTTACGTTGGAGGTGATGTTAATGGCGATAGAGGGGTTATTAATGTTCAGTTGGCGGAGTTGAAAATTTGGAAAACAGCACTTTCTGAAACTATTATTAAGCAGTATTCTTGTGATCCTACTATGGAGGAAAGTCACCCGGCCTACGACTTTTTAGCTGGCTACTGGCCTATGGTTGACGGAACAGGAGGAACACTTAAAGATAACGGACCTTTTGCTGCAGATTTTAAATTAGAAGGAGCTTATAGTTGGGAAAAATTCACAGACTTGATGTGTTCTCCAAGCAACACGAATTTAGGTGTATTGGTTCCGAAAAACTCTGATATCCCTACGCAAATATTGAGCTGGTTTAATATTCCTAGACAAGAAAGTTGGGCATTGGACGGTAGAGTTTGGATAGCAAATTAA
- a CDS encoding fasciclin domain-containing protein, with product MKNIIKRYFKPAAILSILLAMVITSCKKDEYYNDGGKANPVFNGNIMQYLESNPKFDTIAQIVKLAGMEDVFKNENITFFAPTDEVIRRTIGLVNTPIPELRGGLNQILFNSGRDTLKTLSDVQPAIWRKFLGRYIYKGSYRLKDYPQIDFGLRELFPGSYYYTYDNDIANIGVVYNSVNGVKYVGYRQLTISYLWDPSNPNNFSTVAVASSDIQPSNGVVHVLAIGMGDPIGEAPNEFSANIFGFNVDFFNDVLFSR from the coding sequence ATGAAAAATATTATTAAACGATACTTTAAACCTGCCGCAATATTATCAATCTTGCTGGCCATGGTAATTACCTCTTGTAAAAAAGATGAGTATTATAATGATGGTGGTAAAGCTAATCCGGTTTTTAACGGAAATATAATGCAGTATTTAGAGTCGAACCCTAAATTTGACACTATAGCTCAGATTGTAAAACTGGCTGGTATGGAAGATGTTTTTAAAAATGAGAACATTACTTTCTTTGCGCCTACGGATGAAGTGATCAGACGCACCATTGGTTTGGTAAATACACCTATACCGGAATTAAGAGGTGGATTAAATCAAATATTATTTAATTCGGGAAGGGATACTTTGAAAACCCTTTCTGATGTTCAGCCAGCAATATGGCGGAAATTTTTGGGTAGGTATATTTATAAGGGATCCTATAGATTGAAAGACTATCCTCAAATTGATTTCGGATTGAGGGAATTGTTTCCAGGATCATATTATTATACCTATGATAATGACATTGCAAACATCGGTGTTGTTTATAATTCCGTAAATGGTGTTAAGTATGTAGGTTATCGCCAGTTAACTATTTCTTATCTGTGGGATCCTTCAAACCCAAATAATTTTAGCACTGTAGCAGTTGCGTCTTCAGATATACAACCAAGTAATGGTGTTGTACATGTGTTAGCAATTGGTATGGGAGACCCAATAGGGGAAGCGCCGAATGAATTTAGTGCGAATATATTCGGTTTTAACGTTGATTTTTTTAATGATGTATTATTCAGCAGGTAG
- a CDS encoding DUF5008 domain-containing protein — MKFFKYISLSMILVTALFSGCKEKEASFEDPYQGGIAPLGIKIDRQQIPVPAVGMAGTVITFKATGLVPHKDKIQFLFNGEKAEIVEISETGIKAKVPGRASSGVTSFVIDGQLVFGPNFTVTGLVKKDPTFKVVAGTDGGIAKIYPLTGGNLLLLGGFTNYDNKGIVKRINRIVRIFPDGTWDRSLLSGSASTGDLYDMAIVNNQWFLGGAFSGYAQRGGINNLTRVSSQGTIDTMLVETYTKKLIYVPTFNGGTDAAITNVYAFNNKIIASGNFRYYVSRRYDQPNRQLKDSTVIDTTEVRQLARFNPNGTLDKTWRFDPNAIGYGGAKGKSLPGSNGFIKTIMHTDGKILVYGNFTKFDDASAGYITRLNADGTIDATFNPGGAGADFIISHASYNETTKKYLLCGTFKKFNGVTSESLVMLNYDGSVDQSFVPKKFVGGYPNFTKQLSDGLCLIGGYFKTYDGVNRQGFLITTDKGEIAEGYNNVGNLLGSILDVYETKSADNKRALLITGSFFVFDNVETNNIIKVTLEN, encoded by the coding sequence ATGAAATTTTTTAAATATATAAGTCTGTCAATGATCCTTGTAACAGCACTATTCAGTGGCTGTAAAGAAAAGGAGGCCTCATTTGAAGATCCTTATCAAGGTGGTATAGCCCCCTTGGGAATTAAGATAGACCGTCAGCAAATACCAGTTCCGGCTGTAGGTATGGCCGGAACCGTAATTACTTTTAAAGCAACTGGTTTGGTTCCGCATAAGGATAAAATTCAATTTTTGTTCAATGGTGAAAAGGCAGAGATTGTTGAAATCTCAGAAACTGGCATCAAAGCAAAAGTACCAGGAAGAGCAAGTTCAGGGGTTACATCATTTGTAATTGACGGGCAATTAGTATTCGGACCAAATTTTACCGTAACCGGTCTTGTTAAAAAAGATCCTACTTTTAAAGTAGTTGCAGGTACAGACGGAGGTATAGCTAAGATTTATCCGTTGACCGGAGGTAATTTATTGTTGTTAGGTGGTTTTACCAACTATGACAATAAGGGGATAGTAAAGCGAATTAACCGTATTGTAAGAATTTTTCCTGATGGAACCTGGGATCGTTCATTGCTGAGTGGAAGTGCTTCTACCGGAGATCTTTATGATATGGCAATCGTGAATAATCAGTGGTTTCTTGGAGGTGCCTTTAGTGGCTATGCTCAACGAGGAGGGATTAATAACCTAACTAGAGTAAGTAGCCAGGGAACTATTGATACCATGCTAGTAGAGACATATACAAAAAAACTGATTTATGTTCCAACATTTAATGGCGGAACTGATGCAGCAATTACCAATGTATATGCTTTTAATAATAAGATTATAGCATCGGGGAATTTTAGATATTATGTGTCTCGTCGTTATGACCAACCAAACAGACAATTAAAGGATAGTACAGTTATTGACACCACAGAGGTACGCCAGCTGGCACGTTTTAATCCAAATGGAACTTTAGATAAAACATGGAGATTCGATCCGAATGCTATAGGTTATGGTGGCGCTAAAGGTAAAAGCTTACCTGGATCTAATGGTTTTATCAAAACAATCATGCATACTGATGGAAAGATTTTGGTTTATGGTAACTTCACCAAGTTTGATGATGCTTCTGCTGGGTACATCACCCGTTTAAATGCTGATGGAACTATTGATGCGACTTTCAATCCTGGTGGAGCCGGAGCTGATTTTATTATAAGCCATGCCAGCTATAATGAAACTACCAAGAAATATCTGTTGTGCGGAACATTTAAGAAATTTAACGGAGTAACTTCAGAAAGCCTTGTTATGCTAAATTATGATGGTTCCGTTGATCAATCGTTTGTTCCTAAAAAGTTTGTTGGTGGGTATCCGAATTTTACTAAACAGCTGAGCGATGGTTTGTGCTTAATAGGTGGATATTTTAAAACTTATGATGGTGTGAACAGACAAGGTTTTCTTATTACAACAGATAAGGGCGAGATTGCTGAGGGATATAATAATGTGGGTAACTTGTTAGGCAGTATATTAGATGTATATGAGACCAAATCTGCTGATAACAAAAGAGCGCTATTGATTACAGGTTCATTCTTTGTTTTTGATAACGTTGAAACCAATAATATTATAAAGGTAACATTAGAAAATTGA